Proteins from a single region of Candidatus Binatia bacterium:
- a CDS encoding ATP-binding protein, which produces MNQVFMNLLANACDAIEEKGNIWVTAKSANGEVRIEVRDDGRGMPPE; this is translated from the coding sequence ATGAATCAGGTCTTCATGAACCTCCTCGCGAACGCCTGTGACGCGATCGAGGAAAAAGGGAACATCTGGGTCACCGCGAAGTCCGCGAACGGCGAGGTCCGCATCGAGGTCCGCGATGACGGGCGCGGGATGCCGCCCGAGTAA
- a CDS encoding glycosyltransferase family 39 protein, translating into MTAEERDPTLPFGWISLGLACAGILAVAGAARFWRLHWGIDEGMAFSDELQLWRRYTGDFVPLRLNSFARPDRASAYLYPTGMGYALGLSTWFSTLMGWIPSPWEVQKSGLLVGRVVAASFSVLVVGLVGLFATRLHSVRAGLFAAGLMAVAPLSVMQAHYISTDPLVVFWMTAIVWASYELAIRGEARISFGAGALAGLAFGTKYSGLLAAVAVAWAISRVAFERRSVATFVLLTAWSLLGLCVGVLVSCPLCVWHADYVAEILAFYGEITSWENVLWWQKNLAPGLGRLGHPYVYQLAVAFPYACGWAIYLLGLGGVVWAVRRRTVADQLLLVTVSVYLLSAGLSNSFEVRYLLPFVPLFVLFAAMFLADIPAKRLAAGLVSIALVYSAAVSFSQVSRFSVDQQWQVADAVQRSEARVEGATIATPSYYAAWIGLQVPFAFFELPLELREPGDWLSSDPDYFVLPDIVSNSVYSRGLARFEEDLDGLRSGRAGYDLVGTYRSDFFSSGLYTSLDPLLSSSFTQGEIGFELFARRQPRKERKGPAPASEPRS; encoded by the coding sequence ATGACGGCCGAGGAGCGTGACCCGACCCTCCCGTTCGGCTGGATCTCCCTCGGGCTCGCCTGCGCCGGGATTCTCGCGGTTGCCGGCGCGGCCCGGTTCTGGCGGCTCCACTGGGGCATCGACGAGGGCATGGCCTTCTCCGATGAGCTGCAGCTCTGGCGGCGGTACACCGGCGACTTCGTTCCTCTCCGTCTGAACTCGTTTGCTCGGCCCGACCGCGCATCGGCATACCTCTATCCTACAGGGATGGGGTACGCGCTGGGTCTCTCGACCTGGTTCTCGACGCTCATGGGCTGGATCCCCTCTCCGTGGGAGGTGCAGAAGTCGGGGCTCCTCGTCGGCAGAGTGGTCGCCGCGTCGTTCTCGGTCCTGGTGGTTGGCCTCGTCGGTCTCTTCGCGACCCGACTCCACTCGGTGCGCGCGGGCCTCTTCGCCGCCGGGCTGATGGCGGTCGCGCCGTTGTCGGTGATGCAGGCGCACTACATCTCGACGGATCCACTCGTGGTCTTCTGGATGACCGCGATCGTGTGGGCATCCTACGAGCTCGCGATCCGGGGCGAGGCTCGAATCTCATTCGGCGCCGGGGCCCTGGCGGGTCTCGCGTTCGGTACGAAGTACTCCGGCTTGCTCGCTGCCGTCGCCGTTGCGTGGGCGATTTCCCGCGTCGCGTTCGAGAGGCGAAGTGTCGCGACGTTCGTTTTGCTCACTGCGTGGAGTCTCCTTGGCCTCTGTGTCGGCGTCCTCGTCTCGTGTCCGCTGTGTGTGTGGCACGCGGATTACGTCGCGGAGATCCTCGCGTTCTACGGAGAGATTACGTCTTGGGAGAACGTGCTCTGGTGGCAGAAGAATCTCGCTCCGGGGCTTGGCAGACTGGGGCATCCGTACGTGTATCAACTCGCCGTCGCGTTTCCGTACGCGTGCGGCTGGGCGATCTATCTGCTCGGGCTGGGTGGTGTCGTCTGGGCGGTTCGGCGGCGGACCGTGGCGGACCAGCTGCTGCTGGTGACCGTTTCCGTCTACCTCCTGAGCGCGGGGCTCTCGAACAGCTTCGAGGTTCGATACCTGCTTCCGTTCGTGCCGCTCTTCGTGTTGTTCGCGGCGATGTTCCTGGCGGATATTCCGGCGAAACGGCTTGCGGCCGGACTCGTGAGCATTGCGTTGGTGTACTCGGCGGCCGTCTCGTTCTCTCAGGTGTCGAGGTTCTCGGTCGACCAACAGTGGCAGGTGGCGGACGCGGTTCAGCGTTCGGAGGCGCGGGTCGAGGGGGCGACGATCGCGACGCCGTCTTACTACGCTGCATGGATCGGGCTGCAGGTTCCCTTCGCCTTCTTCGAGTTGCCGCTCGAGTTGCGAGAGCCCGGCGACTGGCTCTCGTCGGATCCGGATTACTTCGTGTTGCCGGACATCGTTTCGAACTCGGTGTACTCGCGCGGGCTCGCCCGCTTCGAGGAGGATCTAGACGGACTGCGTTCGGGCCGTGCGGGGTACGATCTCGTCGGGACGTATCGGTCGGACTTCTTCTCGAGCGGCCTGTACACGAGTCTGGACCCTTTGCTCAGCAGTTCCTTCACGCAGGGAGAGATCGGTTTCGAACTCTTCGCACGTCGTCAGCCTCGCAAAGAGCGGAAGGGGCCGGCCCCCGCTTCCGAGCCTCGGTCGTAG
- a CDS encoding response regulator encodes MGSSSELDYRKFPTLVVGDEPDILASFRLAFRREFTVYCAAGGAAGLEILEKEPTAVVVADQRMPDMNGLEFLQKTMDARPDLVRIILTGYTDIDTLVEAINSSRIYRYITKPWDPKELQITLRRAIETFGLEHESARLVAELAQANERLSGENAYRRDRGTRDHPCGLVSSGEPMAKLLGVLQENEITPVGETRPRKIDTRVVASTSRNLETEVAEGRFREDLYCRLRVVPVRVPPLRERSEDIPDLVDHFIEKHAARLGKRVAGIEPEAMKVLTNYPYPGNVRELENEMERGPSVGSWRADLRRIALRVLPERSGARVDDDLPADRRRGRRGRSARPDRCVRAQRDPSHPRPERGEEGARCARARDHVPGPPEEKRPLGMME; translated from the coding sequence ATGGGCTCGAGTTCCGAGTTGGACTACCGGAAATTCCCGACCCTCGTCGTGGGCGACGAGCCGGACATCCTCGCGTCGTTCCGGCTCGCCTTCCGTCGCGAGTTCACGGTGTACTGCGCCGCGGGCGGAGCGGCGGGCCTCGAGATCCTCGAGAAGGAACCGACCGCGGTCGTCGTTGCGGACCAACGGATGCCCGACATGAACGGTCTCGAGTTCCTGCAGAAGACGATGGACGCGCGGCCCGATCTCGTCCGCATCATTCTCACGGGCTACACCGACATCGACACGCTCGTCGAAGCGATCAATTCGAGCCGGATCTACCGCTACATCACCAAGCCTTGGGATCCGAAGGAGCTCCAGATCACACTCCGACGTGCGATCGAGACGTTCGGCCTGGAGCACGAAAGCGCGCGGCTCGTCGCCGAACTCGCGCAGGCAAACGAGCGACTCTCCGGCGAGAACGCGTACCGGCGCGATCGCGGAACGCGCGATCACCCATGCGGCCTCGTCAGCAGCGGCGAACCGATGGCCAAGCTTCTAGGCGTCCTGCAGGAGAACGAGATCACGCCGGTGGGAGAGACGCGCCCGCGCAAGATCGACACGCGCGTCGTTGCCTCGACGAGCCGGAACCTCGAGACCGAGGTCGCCGAAGGCCGCTTCCGCGAAGACCTCTACTGCCGACTGCGCGTCGTCCCGGTCCGGGTTCCGCCTCTGCGCGAGCGCTCGGAGGACATTCCGGACCTCGTAGACCACTTCATCGAGAAGCACGCCGCACGCCTCGGCAAGCGGGTCGCTGGTATCGAGCCGGAGGCCATGAAGGTTCTCACGAACTACCCGTACCCGGGCAATGTGCGAGAGCTCGAGAATGAGATGGAGCGCGGTCCTTCTGTCGGATCCTGGAGGGCCGATCTCCGCCGCATCGCTCTCCGAGTTCTTCCTGAACGATCCGGCGCTCGCGTCGACGACGACCTCCCCGCCGACCGGAGGCGAGGAAGACGGGGGCGGTCTGCGCGACCGGACAGATGCGTTCGAGCGCAAAGAGATCCAAGCCACCCTCGACCGGAACGAGGGGAAGAAGGCGCGCGCTGCGCGCGAGCTCGGGATCACGTACCAGGGCCTCCTGAAGAAAAACGGCCTCTCGGGATGATGGAGTAG
- the smpB gene encoding SsrA-binding protein SmpB: MAEAGEKNISVNRKARHDYFIEEKFEAGLSLLGAEVKSLREGKVNLRDSYARISRRGEMVLVGVHISPYGHAGKEAPDPDRPRKLLMHRREIDRLAGKIREKGFTVVPTRLYFKGGRVKIELGLAKGKEHHDKRDDIKKAESKREIDRAMKSANRGR; encoded by the coding sequence ATGGCCGAGGCGGGCGAAAAGAACATTAGCGTCAATCGAAAGGCGCGCCACGACTACTTCATCGAGGAGAAGTTCGAGGCGGGCCTGTCGCTGCTGGGTGCCGAGGTGAAGTCTCTGCGGGAGGGGAAGGTCAATCTCCGCGATTCCTACGCGCGGATCTCGCGCCGCGGCGAGATGGTTCTCGTCGGCGTCCACATCTCCCCTTACGGTCATGCCGGCAAGGAGGCCCCCGACCCGGATCGGCCCCGAAAGCTCCTGATGCACAGGCGGGAGATCGACCGGCTGGCCGGCAAGATCCGCGAGAAGGGCTTCACGGTCGTGCCCACCCGGCTGTACTTCAAGGGTGGTAGAGTGAAGATCGAGCTCGGCCTGGCCAAGGGCAAAGAGCACCACGACAAGCGCGACGACATCAAGAAAGCGGAGAGCAAGCGCGAGATCGATCGCGCGATGAAATCTGCGAACCGCGGACGTTGA
- the lnt gene encoding apolipoprotein N-acyltransferase, with translation MDRRRTAPSLLAALSGALYAIALPPLGVDALGWVAFAPLFVAVAAVRPGRAFGLGMLWFLVGSFGFASAMPHLISTYFDVPWAVGAAAFLGLTIAFGPLYGCYAAWISWLAGRGAANPLLAAAGLGTVEWARTSAGSIFGWALAAHTQTPGSVVLQSADIGGAYLPGMVLTASAFAIASWFSPSLLPHRRGAWNVGIGLTVIAALAYGGVVRPAEPVSEDGLRVAIVQGGIPHEARWQPEGAGEDLDHYLDLTEETELFEPDLVVWPEYAIAFNLRPRSEERARLFDVTANGGPDLLFGAPYHRGLSPLILQNSAFLLHDGKLAGRYDKNELLPFAERSPLPAWVTSDRTQFTPGRKASPIATSDIPVGIFLCSEGLRPGMARRVTANGATVLANLSNDSWLGTRAAARMQLRSTALRAIENRRYLLRATGSGKSALIGPDGRVLVSSEYGAQDTLFGVVEARTGRTFYNQHGDVLAVLALVLAGLGSLRAIRRGPATSAAVRR, from the coding sequence ATGGACCGGAGGCGGACGGCCCCGTCCCTCCTCGCGGCGCTCTCCGGCGCGTTGTACGCAATCGCTCTTCCCCCGCTCGGCGTGGACGCCCTCGGGTGGGTCGCGTTCGCGCCGCTGTTCGTGGCCGTGGCGGCGGTGCGACCGGGCCGGGCGTTCGGACTCGGGATGCTGTGGTTCCTCGTGGGCTCGTTCGGGTTCGCGAGCGCGATGCCGCATCTCATCTCGACGTACTTCGACGTCCCCTGGGCCGTCGGGGCGGCCGCGTTCCTCGGACTCACGATCGCGTTCGGGCCGCTGTACGGGTGCTACGCGGCCTGGATTTCCTGGCTCGCCGGACGCGGTGCCGCCAACCCCCTGCTCGCCGCCGCGGGTCTCGGTACGGTGGAGTGGGCCCGGACGAGCGCCGGCTCGATCTTCGGCTGGGCACTCGCGGCGCACACGCAGACACCGGGCTCCGTCGTGCTGCAATCCGCTGACATCGGCGGAGCGTACCTCCCGGGGATGGTGCTCACGGCCTCTGCATTCGCAATCGCGTCCTGGTTCTCGCCGTCGCTCCTACCCCATCGGAGAGGCGCCTGGAACGTAGGCATCGGACTGACAGTGATCGCCGCGCTCGCGTACGGTGGGGTCGTGCGGCCGGCCGAGCCTGTATCCGAGGACGGGCTCCGCGTCGCGATCGTGCAGGGCGGCATCCCGCACGAGGCCCGCTGGCAACCCGAGGGCGCCGGGGAAGACCTCGATCACTACCTCGATCTCACCGAGGAGACCGAGCTCTTCGAACCCGACCTCGTCGTGTGGCCGGAGTACGCGATCGCGTTCAACCTGCGGCCTCGCTCCGAGGAGCGGGCCCGACTCTTCGACGTGACGGCGAACGGAGGACCGGACCTCCTCTTCGGCGCTCCGTACCACCGCGGGCTGTCTCCGCTGATCCTGCAGAACTCCGCGTTCCTTCTCCACGACGGAAAGCTCGCGGGACGATATGACAAGAACGAGCTCCTGCCGTTCGCAGAGCGAAGCCCGTTGCCGGCGTGGGTGACGTCCGATCGCACCCAGTTCACCCCCGGACGAAAGGCCTCCCCGATCGCGACGAGTGACATCCCCGTCGGTATCTTCCTGTGCTCGGAGGGACTCCGGCCGGGGATGGCCCGCCGCGTGACGGCGAACGGAGCCACCGTGCTGGCCAACCTGTCCAACGACAGTTGGCTCGGGACACGAGCGGCGGCTCGGATGCAGCTCCGCAGCACCGCGCTACGCGCGATTGAGAACCGGCGGTATCTGTTGCGAGCGACGGGGTCCGGAAAATCTGCGCTGATCGGGCCCGACGGGCGCGTCCTCGTGAGCAGCGAGTACGGTGCGCAGGACACGCTCTTCGGTGTCGTGGAGGCGCGGACCGGCCGGACGTTCTACAACCAGCACGGCGACGTGCTTGCCGTGTTGGCCCTGGTTCTGGCCGGACTGGGCTCGCTGCGGGCGATCCGACGAGGACCGGCGACGTCGGCGGCCGTTCGACGGTAG